The Amycolatopsis sp. NBC_01480 genome segment CGGCCCGACCGCGGCCCGGATCGTCGAGCCGGTGGCCAAGGCGCTGCAACGGAAACGCACGTCCGCCAAGACCTCCCCGGCGACGAGCAACTGACACCCGCTGTCCGGCAAGGACTCCTTACCGGCGTGGGACGCGGGTAAGGAGTCCTTGACCGGATCTCACGTCAGCGGAGGTCGAGCGGTGCCCGGCCCTCGACGTGGGCGAGCGGACCGACGGGCGCCGGTGCCGTCCGCGGCGAAGCCGGCGGGGTGCCCACCAACGGCACCTGCACCGAGGTCTTCGCCAGGTCGATCGTCAGCTTCGGCGCCTTCGACGGGCCGGTGATGACGTCGGTGTCGGTGCCGCCGATGATCAGCGCCAGCTGGTGCCCCTGCGGCACCACGTGGTCGGTGCTCGCCAGCCGGAACGTCATCGTGTACGGCTGGCCCGGCGTCAGCGGCTGCTCCTGGCTCAGCGACTGGTAGTTCGCCAGATCCGCCCAGCCGCGGCTGATCACGGTGTAGCCGACGTTCGTGGTGTCGGCGGTGGTCACCTTGTAACAGGCGTCGTCACCCGGCGCGTTCGAGCCCCAGCACGTCTCGCTGGAGCCGGTCTTGATGCCTTCGCCGGCGCCCGCGTAATTGCGGATGGTGGCGGAGCCGTAGTCCACGAGCATCGCCGAAAGCCGCGCCGACGACGTGCTCGGCGTCGCCGTCACGGTGATCGACGAGGTGCCCGAAACCTGCAACGGCGACGAGAGCGTGCCGGTGCTGTAGAGCACGCGATTCGCCGACGTGGCCGCCGGGCTCCCGGCCCACGCGTCCTCGGTCCCCCTGACGTTGTCGGTGAACGAAGCGGTGCCCGAACTCGCGGACGTGCTCAGCGTGCCCACGCCCGCCGTGCTGCCCGAGTGCGGACGCAGCGTCGTCGCCGCGACCCCGGCCGCCGGGTACGAAGACTGGTCGGCCCACTGGTCCGGCTGGCGCTCGACGGTGGCCATCGGCTGCTTCTCGATGCCGTTGTCGATGCCCATCAGGTAGTGGTCGAACCACTGGTGCAGCGTGTCCACCCACTCCGCGCGCCGGTAGTCGAACGGGTCGACGTGCCCGGTCTGCGCGAGCCAGATCTTGCGCTGCACCCCGTTGGCCGCGAGCGCGTCCCACCACTGGCCGAAGTTGATGGTCCTGACGTTCAGGTCGTTCACCCCGTGCGAGAGGAACACGCTGGCCTTCACGTTCTTCGCCTGCTTCACGTAATCGCGCTCGGCCCAGAGCGGGCCGTAGTCCCCGTTCGCGGTGGCGCCCTGCGCGAGCTTGCTGTTCTCCGCCGAGCAGTCCTGCCCGCCGTTGCGGGCTTCCACGGTCTGCGCGAGCCCGTCCGGGCCGTAGCCGAACGACGCGCCGTCGGAGCGGTAGTAGTCGTACCAGGAGCTGATCCCGGAGATCGGCACGATGGTCTTCAGCCCGTCGACGCCGGTGGCGGCCACGCCGTTCGCGATCGTGCCGTCGTAGGACTTGCCGATCATGCCGACGCTGCCGTTGGTCCAGTCGGCGGTTACCTTGCTGCCGCCGGATTTCGCGCTGTAGCCGGTGGCTCGCCCGTTCAGCCAGTCGATCACCGTCTTGGCGGACTGGACGTCGGAGGTCCCGCCGACGTCCACGCACCCGGTGGAGCGGTTGGTGCCCGCGAGGTCCACGAGCACGACCGCGTACCCGCGCGGCACGAAGTAATTGTCGTAGTACAGCGGGAAACCGACCGGGCGGCCCTGCGCGTCGTAGGTCTTGAACTCGCTCTCGTTGCCGCGCCCGACCGAGGAGTAGTACGGGCTCGCGTCCATGATCACGGGGATCTTGGTGCCCTGCGCGGCAGGCTCCTTCGGGCGCACGATGTCGGCGGCGACGCGGTCCGGCTTGCCATCGCCGTCCCCGTCGCGCCCGATGTCCACCCACACGGTCTCGCGGACGGCACCGGCGAAGTCGTACACGGGGTCGGTGCCGGTGGCGGCCGAGGCCGCCGGAACCGGGACCACGAGCGCCGCGGCGACGACGACCGCGGCGCAGAGCCCTCTGAGCACACGCATGAAATAGCCCTCCAAGCCGTCTCGGATGCGATCAAGCTAGGAGGGCCGCCGTGCGGGCGTTAGAGCGGAAAGTGGGGTCCTTCCCGCTCTAACCCCTGAACAGCTCAGGACTTCACGGAACGAGCGGTCATTTCGGGCGGGGTCACAGCTCCACGGTGCGGTACAGCGAGCCGACCTCGCCGCGGGTGAGCCGGCGGATCGAGCCGGGGCGCTGGTTGCCGAGCTGGACGTCGCCGACCGCCGTGCGCACGAGCTTGCGCACCGGGTGCCCGGTGGACGCCATCAGCCGCCGCACGATGTGCTTGCGGCCCTCGTGGATCACCAGCTCCACCATGGTCTTGCCGGAGTGCATGTCCTTGACCCGGAACTGGTCGACCTTCACCAGGCCGTCCGGCAGCTCCCAGCCGTTGCGCAGCTCCTTGCCGAGCCCGCGCGGCACCAGGCCGTCGACCTCGGCCAGGTAGGTCTTGAGCACGCGGTACGACGGGTGCATCAGCCGGTGGCCGAGGTCGCCGTCGTTGGTGAGCAGCAGCAGGCCCTCGGTGTTCTCGTCGAGCCGTCCCACGTGGACGACGCCGGGTGTCTCCTCCCAGCGCCCGCGCAGGTAGTCGCCGACGCACGGGCGGCCGCGGTCGTCCGACATGGTGGAGTGCACGCCCTTGGGCTTGTTGAAGGCGAGGTAGACGAGGTCCTCGCGGAGGTTCACGCGCGTGCCGTCGACGTGGATCACCGCCTCGACCGGGTCGACGCGGCGGCCCAGCTCGGTGACGACCTCGCCGTTCACCTCCACCCGCCCGGCCACGATCAGGTCCTCGGCCGCGCGCCGTGAGGCGACGCCGGCCTGGGAAAGGACCTTCTGCAGCCGGACGCCGTCGGCGTGTTCGTCAGATGTCATCGATGGTGTCCACTTCGGGTAGCAACGGAGCGATCGGGGGCAGGTCGTTCAGTGACGACAGCCCCAGTCGCTCCAGGAACAGCTCGGTCGTCACGTACAGCGTTCCGGTCGTCTCGGGGTCGGTGCCCATCTCCTCGATGAGCCCGCGCGCGAGCAGCGTCCGGATCACGCCGTCCACGTTCACGCCCCGCACCGCGGCGACCCTGGCCCTGGTCACCGGCTGCCGGTACGCGATCACGGCGAGGCTCTCCAGCGCGGCCCTGGTCAGTTTCGACCGCTGGCCGTCCAGCAGGAGCTTCTCCACGAACGGGGCGTAGGTGTCCCTAGTGTAGAACCGCCACCCCTCACCGACTCGCCGCAGGTCGATCCCGCTGGCCCGCTCGGTGAACTTCTGCGCCATCGTCCGCAGCGCGACGGTGACCCGCGCCACCGACACCCCGACGGTATCCCCGAGCGACTCCTCGTTGATCGGCGAGTCGACCACCAGCAGCAACGCCTCGAGCGCCGCCTCGAGCGCCTCGTCGGAACTGACGTCGGGCAACTCGTTCTCGTCCCCGGCGGCGACGAGGTCGGACTCGGGGTCGTCGGGGGGCAGCTGGTCTTCGTTGGTGGAGTCGCTTGTGGACTCTGCTGTGGAGTCGGTTGCGGGCTCTGCCGGGGTTTCTTGCTGGGGTGCTTCGGGTTGGGCGGCTGCCTCATCCGAAGACGGCGCTTCATCAAGCGAAGTCTCGTCGGTCGCAGGGACCGCTTCGCCCAGCGAAGCCGCTTCGTCCTCCGAAGATGCTTCGCTCAGCGCAACCGCTTCGTCAGCCGCGGCATCCGAAGCCTCGTAGTCCGGCGAAGCCGCGTCGCTGCTCTCCCCCGCCTCAGTGACCAAGCCGACCTCGGCCAAGGCGTCAAGATCGGGGATCTCGCCGTCGGTGGCGGGTGTGGGGTCTTCGGTGCTCACCCGTACTCCTCTTCCTCCGCCAGGGTGCGGTCCTGGTCCGCGGCGGCCGAGGCCTCCGCCATGGTGCCGCCCGTCCAGCGGACGTGCAGTTCGGCCAGTGCCTCCAGCTGTTCGAACTGCACCGTCGATTCGCGGTACAGCTCCAGCAGCGCGAGGAACCTCGCCACGATCTCGACCGTGTGCTCGCAGTCCTCGACCAGTTCCTTGAACGTCGCCTGCCCGGCGGCGGCCAGCTTGACGCGCAGCAGCGCCGCGTGTTCGCGGACGGACACGCGGCCCATGTGCAGGTGGGCGAGCGACACCGTCGGCGGCGGCTTGGGGCGGAACACCGCCACGGCGATCTCCGCGAACTTCTCCGGCGTCACGCCCAGCATCACCTCGGGCAGCAGCCCGACGTACCGCTCCTCCAGCGCCACCGAGCGCGGGTAGCGCCGCAGCGCGCCCTGCTCGAGTTCGCCGAACAGGGCCGCCACCTGCTTGTAGGCGCGGTACTGCAGCACGCGCGCGAACAGCAGGTCCCGCGCCTCCAGCAGCGCCAGGTCGTCCTCGCTCTCCACCTCTGCCGCCGGCAGCAGCCGCGCGGCCTTGAGGTCGAGCAGAGTCGCGGCGATGACCAGGAATTCCGTGGTCTCGTCGAGGTTCCAGTCCGCCCCGAGCGCGCGCGTGTAGGCGATGAAGTCGTCCGTGACGCGGTGCAGCGCGACCTCGGTGACGTCCAGCTGGTGCTGCGAGATCAGCTGCAGCAGCAGGTCGAACGGGCCCTCGAAGTTGGCCAGGTGGACCTTGAACTTCGAGGTGCTCAGTTCCTCGGCGATGCCTTCGGGGATGGTCCCGCCGTGCACGGTCTCGTGCTGGATCGGCGTGTCCGCCGCCGAGTCCTCCGGGGCCGCTGCGCCCGGCTCCGGCTGCTGGGCCGATGCCGGTTCGTCCATCAGCCCTCGGTTTCGCCTTCGTCGTCCTCGCCCGCGCGCAATCGACGGACCAGCACCGACTCCTCGCCGTGCAGGTCGAAGTCCGCGAGCAGCACCGCGACGGCCTCGCGCACCAGCCGGCCGCGGTCGACGATCAGGCTGTGCTTGGCCCGCAGGTTCAGCCGGGTCTGCTCCATCGCGAGCAGCTCGTCGCCCGACACGTACACGGTGATCTTCGCGTCGTGCTTCGTGCGGCCCGAGCCGCTGCGCGCGGCGGCGCGGGAGAGCTGCCCGGATTCCGGGTCCGGCTCGGGCAGCGGCTCCGACGGAGCGGGAACGGGCGGGCGGTCGAGCGCCGGCGTCGACGGGCTGGAGGTGAGGCGGAAGAGCTCCGACGCTCCGGGCAGGGAAGCGCGCCTGCTCACCGAGCGATCACCTCGCGGGCCAGCGCGCGATAAGCGGCCGCGCCGGCGGACTTGGGTGCCCAGGTCGTGATCGGCTCACCCGCGACCGTCGTCTCGGGGAACCGCACCGTGCGGTTGATCACCGTGTCGAACACGGTGTCGCCGAATGCCTCCACCACGCGAGCCATGACCTCCTTCGAATGCAGGGTTCTCGGGTCGTACATGGTGGCGAGAATCCCGACTATGTCCAGTTTGGGGTTGAGCCGTTCCTGCACCTTCTCGATCGTGTCGATCAGGAGCGCAACGCCTCGCAGACTGAAGAACTCGCATTCCAGCGGGATCACCACACCGTCCGCGGCGGTCAGTGCGTTCACCGTCAGCAGGCCGAGCGAGGGCTGGCAGTCGACAAGAACATAGTCGTAGTCGTTCATCACCGGACGAAGGACCCGTAACAACGTGTGCTCGCGCCCTACCTCTGCGACGAGCTGGACCTCCGCCGCGGACAGGTCGATGTTGCTCGGCAGCAGGTCAACGCCGTCGACGCGGGTCTTGCGGAGCACGTCCTCGACGTTGACCGAGCGCTCCATGATGACGTTGTAGACCGTCTGGTCGAGCTCGTGCGGCTGGATGCCGAGCCCGACCGACAGCGCGCCCTGCGGGTCGAAGTCCACGAGCAGCACCCGGCGGCCGCACTCGGCGAGCGCCGCGCCCAGGTTGATCGTCGAGGTGGTCTTGCCGACGCCGCCCTTCTGGTTGCACATCGCCAGGACCTTGGCCGGCCCGTGCCGCTCCAGCGGCGCCGG includes the following:
- a CDS encoding pseudouridine synthase, which gives rise to MTSDEHADGVRLQKVLSQAGVASRRAAEDLIVAGRVEVNGEVVTELGRRVDPVEAVIHVDGTRVNLREDLVYLAFNKPKGVHSTMSDDRGRPCVGDYLRGRWEETPGVVHVGRLDENTEGLLLLTNDGDLGHRLMHPSYRVLKTYLAEVDGLVPRGLGKELRNGWELPDGLVKVDQFRVKDMHSGKTMVELVIHEGRKHIVRRLMASTGHPVRKLVRTAVGDVQLGNQRPGSIRRLTRGEVGSLYRTVEL
- a CDS encoding Xaa-Pro dipeptidyl-peptidase gives rise to the protein MRVLRGLCAAVVVAAALVVPVPAASAATGTDPVYDFAGAVRETVWVDIGRDGDGDGKPDRVAADIVRPKEPAAQGTKIPVIMDASPYYSSVGRGNESEFKTYDAQGRPVGFPLYYDNYFVPRGYAVVLVDLAGTNRSTGCVDVGGTSDVQSAKTVIDWLNGRATGYSAKSGGSKVTADWTNGSVGMIGKSYDGTIANGVAATGVDGLKTIVPISGISSWYDYYRSDGASFGYGPDGLAQTVEARNGGQDCSAENSKLAQGATANGDYGPLWAERDYVKQAKNVKASVFLSHGVNDLNVRTINFGQWWDALAANGVQRKIWLAQTGHVDPFDYRRAEWVDTLHQWFDHYLMGIDNGIEKQPMATVERQPDQWADQSSYPAAGVAATTLRPHSGSTAGVGTLSTSASSGTASFTDNVRGTEDAWAGSPAATSANRVLYSTGTLSSPLQVSGTSSITVTATPSTSSARLSAMLVDYGSATIRNYAGAGEGIKTGSSETCWGSNAPGDDACYKVTTADTTNVGYTVISRGWADLANYQSLSQEQPLTPGQPYTMTFRLASTDHVVPQGHQLALIIGGTDTDVITGPSKAPKLTIDLAKTSVQVPLVGTPPASPRTAPAPVGPLAHVEGRAPLDLR
- a CDS encoding cobyrinic acid a,c-diamide synthase, which codes for MSRRASLPGASELFRLTSSPSTPALDRPPVPAPSEPLPEPDPESGQLSRAAARSGSGRTKHDAKITVYVSGDELLAMEQTRLNLRAKHSLIVDRGRLVREAVAVLLADFDLHGEESVLVRRLRAGEDDEGETEG
- a CDS encoding ParA family protein, which gives rise to MSTPNQPNQPARPAASAGSAAASLSQATIATPAEHDGDEPSRPLSRAERARARAREREESGIGPTGRPLREIPEPAPLERHGPAKVLAMCNQKGGVGKTTSTINLGAALAECGRRVLLVDFDPQGALSVGLGIQPHELDQTVYNVIMERSVNVEDVLRKTRVDGVDLLPSNIDLSAAEVQLVAEVGREHTLLRVLRPVMNDYDYVLVDCQPSLGLLTVNALTAADGVVIPLECEFFSLRGVALLIDTIEKVQERLNPKLDIVGILATMYDPRTLHSKEVMARVVEAFGDTVFDTVINRTVRFPETTVAGEPITTWAPKSAGAAAYRALAREVIAR
- a CDS encoding segregation and condensation protein A — translated: MDEPASAQQPEPGAAAPEDSAADTPIQHETVHGGTIPEGIAEELSTSKFKVHLANFEGPFDLLLQLISQHQLDVTEVALHRVTDDFIAYTRALGADWNLDETTEFLVIAATLLDLKAARLLPAAEVESEDDLALLEARDLLFARVLQYRAYKQVAALFGELEQGALRRYPRSVALEERYVGLLPEVMLGVTPEKFAEIAVAVFRPKPPPTVSLAHLHMGRVSVREHAALLRVKLAAAGQATFKELVEDCEHTVEIVARFLALLELYRESTVQFEQLEALAELHVRWTGGTMAEASAAADQDRTLAEEEEYG
- the scpB gene encoding SMC-Scp complex subunit ScpB; translated protein: MAEVGLVTEAGESSDAASPDYEASDAAADEAVALSEASSEDEAASLGEAVPATDETSLDEAPSSDEAAAQPEAPQQETPAEPATDSTAESTSDSTNEDQLPPDDPESDLVAAGDENELPDVSSDEALEAALEALLLVVDSPINEESLGDTVGVSVARVTVALRTMAQKFTERASGIDLRRVGEGWRFYTRDTYAPFVEKLLLDGQRSKLTRAALESLAVIAYRQPVTRARVAAVRGVNVDGVIRTLLARGLIEEMGTDPETTGTLYVTTELFLERLGLSSLNDLPPIAPLLPEVDTIDDI